The following proteins are co-located in the Arctopsyche grandis isolate Sample6627 chromosome 3, ASM5162203v2, whole genome shotgun sequence genome:
- the Nup98-96 gene encoding nuclear pore complex protein Nup98-96 isoform X2, translating into MFSTPKPTFGQSAGTFGFNSANTTSPFGQNTFGKPATAGFASTSTFGSPAGGSTLFGAPTSTSGGLFGQPAAQTGFGFSQNTSGGLFGNTPAVGGTSLFGQTTPATQTFGTKPAGFGAFGASSTAPVGGLFGPNTQMGTGLFGQPTTAAAGNTSLFGNTTGFGQTGQTGTYIKFAPVNGTDVFVKNGQPQNINTHHLCITCMKEYENKSLEELRYEDYLANRKGTTTTSLFGTTTPAVGNTFGQPSTSNTLFGQPAQDKPLFGQPNSTFGQPSGVFGKPQTTGFGAQPPTSNNTFAFGSAATNQSTSLFGAAKPFGAAAAPAFATPTQGNTFRPAQPTTFPGFGNIQQTGSIFGSKPPENTGFGMPQTSAAPAFGAFGQTQDSVFGAKSAVTGFGTTAPVFGAGNAFGVATSGAATGTAFPTFGAKPPETGAPGFGTFNPTSATNPGLGNTAFGGGTAGLGGFGSTGLGTSNTWSTATLSGGLNLGGNTLGANPAVATLGAAGGANAGPGVHDRIITLARAYPYGYSSLLKDISPSSEKGNDSLKPTNPAAQRAIMESDKYKVTLGVTKLKVKPLHAMSKKSLFDGLEEDDPSIQKFTLKPSVKRLVLRPKPAADNDNSNNNEVSLPYEIIDHHSNNNNGNESSVIVDASPRINSFTSAREVLSPEYISETDSQRISPSNIQKRVGLDSPRGGILKNSLNVTVTDTANDDDTPGNRRSSWLTTKSLAKWSSDVHEPRNLDNTVEQLLSSKTSGTSVEKEQEARRTLYPDLSEFSETRSTLRESRTGLLDVEDKENIINPALNDDEDISSAEARVHTPHPTGIKLTRPGYYTLPSLDDLIAYIKPDGRCVVPQFTIGRRGYGNVFYDCEMDVANLDVDQLVHIMHKEIIIYPDDDAKPAVGDGLNRPAQVTLDCVWPIDKTLKEPITLPDKLAKMDYDGKLRRVCNKHGTRFIEYRPQTGSWVFKVPHFSKYGLTNSDEEDEGQADGAQLKKPVAQPSKELPATGVIRGLGGFLPGNIPTGIPTNATNVFIDQNEHTMDSVSADTPFVSKLNGTTKGLAMDTSEENSMDSAALYPDTGHASFYASKDALSPTSQLARLENRSSHTLQLMKASFFNHDTEMDDVASVTDQLVPQLSIPQSSLSMVSELPHSLAPSVITNKTELPLQIGLSIQPPIIKPKSVVLRYHKRVLPYEKTIAGRYGNGCYADSSIALARLLRVGWGPSTHLMTITTADAAADRPPNSDLLTLSSLVGGRKAGDTSRQLVLHLQIAGGGPPNDKNKSFKDSIENFLKICLKHSELVNVEKNTQENCPYISPMNSQIEAVKEYAQEALRLEKLNENIEFGISPSYWREVWSLCLALWGEHGDPENDIKVPNGARLLGQHAALSEWLQTVATSRSDEETTVFTLLASKRVREACHLAQKQGDHFNALMLSQIGGEMRVRHLAARQLGLWKETNADRLIDPVRLVTASLLAGRSRILVSSDSNDGPSSIHVCNGLDWIRAFGLHFWYICEPVASVADAIQAFERSFYEESRLRKCVSNNYDVDVRNREDEDNENNMEYDLTTAESQDVLHGRVAFPSPPYECNLDDLDDKSVKRILDLRYQLMALRASRWRLMDSILNPASHTPDPLDHRLSWLLQQFLQSIGYSHWSERGLHNIITGFASQLQAHGMWAWSIFVLQHIKDINIRNHLVKEVVLRYAGGSENTPVRDLLQKLGIPDKWVFEAEALKAKYEGDGEMEAYYLTLSGHYAEAHKVIIDQLAPTTILNENPDALRRLLKPLKAVGDAGRIPNWTNGGHLLLEFLDICDEINLLQDGDCDSLSYQCESLRMRLASACSAVTKFPTITLKHTVARCEIGARLASIGCAIAGLDSTITRSNISPLLNLLNRMDLPSDYVRKLLDKISDSLTEESGVVFSSEAMSSSSEE; encoded by the exons ATGTTCAGCACACCGAAGCCCACTTTTGGGCAGTCTGCTGGGACGTTtg GATTCAATTCGGCCAATACTACGTCTCCCTTCGGGCAGAATACATTTGGAAAACCGGCGACGGCTGGCTTTGCATCTACGTCTACGTTCGGTAGTCCAGCCGGTGGATCGACTCTATTTGGAGCACCGACTTCAACTTCCGGGGGATTGTTCGGCCAACCGGCTGCTCAAACTGGCTTCG GATTTTCGCAAAATACTTCTGGAGGTCTATTCGGCAACACACCCGCCGTTGGAGGAACGTCTTTGTTTGGGCAAACGACTCCGGCAACTCAAACCTTTGGTACTAAGCCTGCAG GATTTGGGGCATTTGGAGCTTCTTCCACTGCTCCGGTGGGTGGTTTGTTTGGTCCAAACACGCAAATGGGCACTGGATTATTTGGACAACCTACTACAGCTGCTGCAGGAAATACAAGCTTATTTGGTAACACAACAG GCTTTGGGCAAACGGGACAGACGGGAACTTACATAAAATTTGCTCCCGTTAATGGAACGGATGTGTTTGTGAAAAATGGTCAACCtcaaaatattaatacacaTCATCTCTGCATCACATGCATgaag gaatatgaaaataaatctcTGGAAGAACTTCGCTATGAAGATTATCTAGCGAATAGGAAAGGAACTACAACTACTAGTTTGTTCGGTACTACTACTCCGGCTGTTGGAAATACTTTTGGTCAGCCGAGTACATCTAATACCCTCTTCGGTCAACCAGCTCAAGATAAACCTCTTTTCGGCCAACCTAATTCaa CTTTTGGACAACCTTCAGGAGTTTTTGGCAAGCCACAAACTACCGGATTTGGTGCCCAACCGCCAACCA gtAACAATACATTCGCATTTGGCTCAGCTGCTACTAACCAATCCACTTCTTTATTTGGAGCGGCAAAACCTTTTGGTGCAGCAGCTGCACCGGCATTCGCAACACCAACTCAAGGGAACACATTTAGACCAGCTCAACCTACTACTTTTCCAGGCTTTGGAAATATTCAACAG aCTGGATCAATTTTTGGAAGCAAACCACCTGAAAATACAGGATTTGGTATGCCTCAAACATCAGCAGCTCCGGCATTTGGAGCATTTGGACAAACTCAAGATTCAGTCTTTGGGGCCAAATCTGCTGTTACTGGTTTTGGAACAACAGCTCccg ttttcggTGCAGGAAACGCATTTGGAGTTGCAACATCGGGTGCGGCGACAGGGACTGCCTTTCCGACATTCGGAGCCAAACCACCAGAAACTGGAGCTCCCGGCTTTGGAACATTCAATCCAACGTCGGCAACAAATCCTGGCTTAG GCAATACAGCATTTGGTGGTGGAACCGCAGGACTAGGAGGATTCGGATCTACCGGTTTGGGAACTTCTAATACCTGGAGTACTGCTACCTTAAGCGGAGGACTAAATCTCGGTGGAAATACTTTGGGTGCAAATCCTGCTGTTGCCACTCTTGG TGCTGCTGGTGGGGCTAATGCTGGACCAGGTGTTCATGATCGTATCATTACGTTAGCTCGTGCATATCCTTATGGGTATTCTTCGTTGCTTAAGGATATATCACCGTCATCTG AAAAAGGAAATGACTCATTGAAGCCGACCAACCCAGCTGCTCAGAGAGCAATTATGGAAAGTGATAAATATAAAGTGACCTTAGGAGTGACTAAATTAAAAGTTAAACCACTTCATGCCATGTCCAAg aaatctTTGTTCGATGGCTTAGAAGAGGATGATCCCTCTATTCAAAAGTTTACGCTCAAACCGAGCGTGAAGCGACTAGTTCTTAGACCAAAACCAGCCGCTGATAATGATAATTCAAATAACAATGAAGTTTCATTACCTTATGAGATCATTGATCAtcacagtaataataataatggaaatGAAAGTTCCGTGATTGTTGACGCTAGTCCTAGAATAAATAGCTTTACTTCTGCAAGAGAGGTGCTTTCGCCTGAGTATATTTCAGAAACGGACTCTCAAAGAATATCTCCTAGTAATATTCAAAAACGCGTTGGATTAGATAGTCCTAGGGGTGGCATCTTGAAAAATTCGCTTAATGTCACTGTTACAG ataCTGCTAATGATGATGATACTCCCGGAAACAGAAGATCTAGTTG GTTAACTACAAAATCTTTAGCCAAGTGGTCTAGTGATGTTCATGAACCTAGAAACCTTGATAATACTGTAGAGCAACTATTGAGTTCTAAAACTTCGGGTACGTCTGTAGAAAAGGAACAGGAAGCACGTAGAACCTTATATCCTGATTTGTCAGAATTTTCTGAAACCAGATCAACTTTACGTGAATCGAGAACTGGCTTACTCGATGTTGAagataaagaaaatattatcaATCCTGCTTTAAATG ATGATGAAGATATATCTTCTGCTGAAGCTCGGGTACACACTCCTCACCCGACCGGTATTAAACTTACTCGTCCTGGATATTATACGCTACCATCGTTGGACGATCTGattg caTACATTAAACCTGATGGAAGATGTGTAGTTCCACAATTCACTATTGGTCGTAGAGGTTACGGAAATGTCTTTTATGATTGCGAAATGGATGTTGCAAATCTTGACGTTGATCAATTGG ttcacATTATGCataaagaaattataatatatcccGATGATGATGCTAAACCAGCTGTGGGTGACGGCCTTAATAGACCGGCGCAAGTAACCCTGGATTGCGTATGGCCAATTGATAAAACTTTGAAAGAACCCATTACTCTTCCTGACAA ATTAGCAAAGATGGATTACGATGGAAAACTTAGACGAGTTTGTAATAAACATGGTACTCGGTTCATCGAATATAGGCCTCAAACGGGCAGTTGGGTGTTtaag gtTCCCCATTTTTCTAAATATGGTTTGACAAATTCAGACGAAGAAGATGAAGGACAAGCAGATGGAGCACAATTGAAGAAACCTGTAGCACAACCTTCAAAAGAGTTGCCAGCTACGGGTGTTATTAGAGGACTGGGAGGATTTTTACCAg GTAACATTCCTACTGGTATTCCAACTAATGCTACCAATGTATTTATTGATCAAAATGAGCATACTATGGACAGTGTATCGGCAGATACTCCTTTTGTATCCAAATTGAATGGAACAACTAaag GATTGGCTATGGATACTTCTGAAGAAAATAGTATGGATTCGGCTGCTCTGTATCCTGACACTGGTCATGCGTCTTTTTATGCTTCTAAAG ACGCTCTCAGCCCGACATCCCAATTGGCTAGATTGGAAAACCGTAGTAGTCATACTCTTCAGTTAATGAAAGCTTCTTTTTTCAATCACGATACAG AAATGGATGACGTAGCTTCGGTTACGGATCAGCTGGTTCCACAGTTATCGATTCCTCAAAGTTCTCTATCAATGGTGTCTGAATTACCTCATTCTCTAGCTCCATCAGTTATAACCAATAAAACAGAACTTCCATTGCAAATAG GCTTGTCCATACAACCACCTATTATAAAACCGAAATCTGTCGTTTTGAGATACCACAAAAGGGTGTTGCCTTATGAAAAAACCATTGCAG GACGTTATGGAAATGGATGCTACGCTGATAGTTCAATAGCTTTGGCCAGACTTTTACGAGTAGGTTGGGGCCCATCTACACACCTGATGACTATTACTACTGCCGATGCTGCAGCTGATAGACCGCCTA acAGTGATTTACTCACATTATCTTCACTAGTTGGCGGCCGAAAAGCTGGGGATACTTCCCGACAGCTAGTGTTGCATTTGCAGATTGCAGGTGGAGGTCCgccaaatgataaaaataaatcgttCAAG GATAGCATAGAAAATTTTTTGAAGATATGTTTAAAACACTCGGAATTAGTGAATGTGGAGAAAAATACACAGGAAAACTGTCCATATATATCGCCTATGAATTCACAAATAGAAGCTGTCAAAGAATATGCTCAAGAGGCTCTACGCttggaaaaattaaatgaaaacatt gAATTCGGCATTAGTCCATCGTATTGGCGAGAAGTATGGTCATTGTGCCTTGCACTATGGGGAGAACATGGTGATCCAGAAAAcg ATATTAAAGTTCCCAACGGCGCACGTTTGTTGGGTCAACATGCTGCATTATCGGAATGGCTTCAGACTGTTGCAACATCGAGGTCCGACGAAGAAACGacagtttttactttattagcATCGAAGAGAGTTCGAGAAGCGTGTCATTTAGCTCAAAAACAAGGGGATCACTTCAATGCACTCATGCTTTCTCAAATCGGAG GTGAAATGCGAGTTCGACATTTGGCTGCAAGACAATTAGGACTTTGGAAAGAAACGAACGCCGATCGCCTGATTGACCCAGTTCGGCTTGTTACAGCTAGCCTTTTAGCTGGTCGTTCTAGAATTCTAGTTAGCAGTGATTCAAATGATGGCCCTTCGTCTATACACGTTTGTAACGGGCTCGATTGGATCCGTGCATTTGGATTGCATTTTTG gtATATCTGTGAACCTGTTGCATCAGTAGCTGATGCCATTCAAGCGTTCGAACGGTCTTTCTATGAAGAATCGCGTCTACGAAAGTGCGTTAGTAATAATTACGATGTAGACGTTCGCAACCGTGAAGATGAagacaatgaaaataatatggAGTATGATTTGACCACTGCAGAAAGTCAAGATGTTCTTCACGGAAGGGTTGCTTTCCCGTCTCCTCCATACGAATGCAATTTGGACGATCTTGATGAT aaatctgTAAAGCGTATATTAGACCTTCGTTATCAGTTAATGGCACTTCGTGCATCCCGTTGGCGTCTTATGGATTCCATATTAAATCCTGCATCGCACACACCCGATCCTTTGGATCATAGATTGAG TTGGCTTCTTCAACAATTCTTACAAAGTATAGGTTATTCACATTGGTCTGAACGTGGActtcataatattattacagGATTTGCGTCTCAGTTGCAAGCCCACGGAATGTGGGCTTGGTCTATATTTGTTCTTCAACATATCAAAGATATTAACAT acggAATCATTTAGTCAAAGAagttgtcttgagatatgcagGCGGTAGTGAAAATACTCCTGTGCGAGATCTTCTTCAAAAATTGGGTATACCAGACAAATGGGTATTCGAAGCAGAAGCTCTGAAAGCAAAATATGAG GGCGATGGCGAAATGGAAGCATACTATTTGACGCTTTCTGGACATTATGCTGAAGCTCATAAAGTGATAATTGACCAGCTTGCACCAACTACTATATTAAATG AAAATCCAGATGCTCTGCGAAGATTGCTGAAGCCCCTTAAGGCTGTAGGAGATGCCGGTCGTATTCCAAATTGGACTAATGGAGGACATCTACTTTTGGaatttttagatatttgtgaTGAA atTAATTTACTACAAGATGGTGATTGCGACAGTCTTTCATATCAGTGTGAAAGTTTACGAATGCGTCTTGCAAGCGCGTGTTCTGCTGTTACTAAATTTCCTACAATTACTCTCAAACATACTGTTGCTAg ATGTGAAATTGGTGCAAGATTAGCATCTATTGGTTGTGCAATAGCAGGATTAGATTCTACCATCACGAGATCAAATATTTCtcctttattaaatttattaaatcgcaTGGACTTGCCCTCAGATTACGTTCGAAAACTTCTCGATAag ATATCGGATAGTTTAACAGAAGAAAGTGGAGTAGTTTTTTCTTCAGAAGCCATGAGCAGTTCGAGTGAAGAATAA